The genomic segment GCAATTATCATTTGTTGAGATGTCACTCCCACATTGGACAATGATGAATACTACACGTCTAGTATTTCTCTCAATACTAGATTGCAGATGGATCCTAAATGAAATTATGAAAgtgcaaataacaaaaaaatggaGTGCAAATAACACTTTCTTTAATTATAACAGAAAAGTACAAACACAATTAATTATAATGGACAAGTGCAAGCTTTTTTAACAGCTATAAATGAAATTTTGTGGTGATATTTTGAATTAAAGCATGAAAAATTcacactttttgacttttttccaTCACTAATAAAAAGGTACTCaattttttctaatataaatcCAATACTTGAACAAACAATAAAAACATATCATAATGTTTATATAATGAAAATTAAGAGGTTATCATTTCAAAATCTTTTAAGAGAAAAGTAAAAATACAATGGATTTTGCTCATGTCTAGGGGATTCTTTCTCAAATTTTCACAATTCATATATGAGTACATAACATGTGTATTTATGTACTAGAAAGGGAGAtgataattttaaatttgattaatcCTAACGACCGTTAAAAAGTGAGAACACATGTCATGCTTTAAATGTACACcgcaaaaaatgaaaagagaatTTATCGGAATGTGCCAAATCCAAAGTTGCAATGTGCCACATAATGGCACCAAAAGGCAAAAACTTGTTCGTTGCGCGGGCTTCCTTATGTAGTTTTACCGTTATTTTTTATGTGCAAGTCAattgtatgttctttttttaaaaataaaagcaaagcAACTAATTGTTTATGGTTGCTTTATCTGTCAAGAAACCCATTGCGTTAAGCAAAGGGTTTGACAAGGTCTACACTGTAATATGGTAGTAGAAAGAAGGCCATCATCATCACATTGACGCAAAGGGTGATTGCATCAAAGTTCTCTTATCACAATCCTATTGATTAAATGCACCAGGTCTGCTTCTTCTAGATGCACGTTAGGAGTCACGGCATCGATGATGGACTAAAAGGAACAATACTGCATTAACTCCTGTTTGCTGCTTTGGTGTTTGCGTATTTGGGGTGAGTAGACTCCACCAGCTGCTGAACATTATTAGCATTCAGCCGTAGTTTCAACTTTTCTACTAGCCTTTTGGGTGGAGGCCGGAGAGCGAGGTCTGGACGCGGACCAATACACCATGGCCCTCTATTCGTTGTTCACCAGCCACGCCAGCCCCCGACGAGTCCTACGTCGACAGCAACGGGGCTTGCTTTTGCCGCCACTTTCGCCCTTAGTGTGTGTGGTGGTCATCGTTCTCACTGCGGTAGTGATGGTGGTACTATTTCTACTGGGAACGACGAAGCTGCTGAGGTACAGAACCTTGATCCAGAAACCCATAGTCTTAGTGCGGGAAGAGATGGTGGGTCGCAAGAATCACACAGCTGTACTAAAGACGTTGCCAGATTTCGAAGCCCACAAAGTGAGAGCAGGAGCGGCGGAGAGTAATTGGAAACCGGTCACACCCCCCACCCCTAGTCTTCCGCATCTAGCTCCTTTACCATCAGCATCCCACCAATTACCGTTACAGTTACAGATGATGAgaaacagcagcagcaacaaTATCGTCATGGGTCCTTATCACAACTGGGAACTTTTCTCCGCTGACTATCAGGAAATGCTGCTTAATCTCAAGATTTTCGTGTACCCGGATGTCCACTCATCATCATCAAAAGCAAACAGAAACTCCTCCTCCCAGGCCCCTAATTATGACAGCGTTTTCCTTCCCCTAGCAAACCCCACTAACCCCAAGCTTGGGAATTATTACAGTGAGCACGCGTTTAAGGTGGCTCTTCTTCACAGTTCCCTGGTCACCGACCGTCCGGAGGACGCCAATTTCTTCTTTATGCCTTTCTCCATAAATGCCATGCGTAATCACCCTCTCCTGCATTCCGCCTCATCCATTTCAGATTTCATTGCCCAATACACGACCAGAATTAGCTTCGACTTCACATTTTGGAATGCCTCCGACGGTGCTGATCACTTCTATGTCTGCTGTCATTCCATTGGTCGGGATGCCGCTTCCAAGCACCTTGCTTTACATAACAACGCTATTCAAGTCACTTGTTCCTCCAGCTACTTTCAGAGGCTCTACATTACGCACAAAGACATCGGATTACCCCAAGTTTGGCCTCGCCGACGTGACGAGGACCACCGACCGTTCAATCCTCCAGCCGCTAGGTACGCGTGTTCTACCTGCATTCTTGACTGTGTATGTTGGTTGTTGAAAAACACAGTTGAAGTGGGACATCTTTTGCATAAAAACACCGTCCTTTCCCTTTTGCAACCTCGGAAGAAATTGATGTGGAGACACACACAAATAGATCTTTTACCGTGGGACTCCATAGCATTTGGAGAAAGGGGAACGTCTTGGATAATCATAGATCAATGAGACCAGGTTGCCACGAAAAAGTTTTCATACATCTTCCTGAGAAATGAAAGATTTAGTAGCCATGGAAAGGTAGCTGCGGGTGCGCGTTAGAACACGAACGCCAATCaatttttaacattttttaGGGTCCTTAATCAATTAGGTAGGTTCCCTAGTGATGATGCCAATAAGAATATGATTTGGACATGGAAGACCTGATTTCTTCTTTGTTGGTCTGATTATTATGCATTTTCTTACCGCAGAAATATACTCGTCTTTTTCGCCGGGCGAGCGCAGAATTCACTTGTCCGTCAGAAGTTACTGGATCTATGGAGCAACGATACATCTTTTGCGATATCCTCTGGAGGTCTATCCCTTCCTTACGAGGAAGGGTTCAAAAGAAGCAAATACTGCCTCCATGTCAAAGGCTACGAGGTGAACACTGCTAGAGTCAGTGACGCGATACATTATGGATGCATTCCAGTTATAATCTCCAACTACTACGACCTTCCATTTGCTAGCGTCTTAGACTGGAGCAAGTTCTCAATTATCGTGAGTGAAAAAGATATTCATGTTTTGAAGGAAATATTGTTGTCAGTATCCAAGGAAACGTATTTAAAGTTGTACAAAAATCTAAGCATGGTTAGGAGACATTTCGCCTGGCACAGCACTCCCAGAGGTTATGATGCCTTCTACATGACAGCTTACCAACTGTGGTTAAAGAGAGGTTTGCAAAGAATAGCTTAGCGTAAGAGGTGATGAAAATACACCTGTCCATCATGGAAGAAATAAACATACCAGTTTGCATTATCAAATGCCAAATATTTTTTCTGCAGCTCAAAGTCTCTGTCACACGTATTCTGGCTTTGCCATTACTTTCACACGGGAATAGGCTTGAATGATTCTCAATTTCAAATACCTTggcttgatttttttctttggaAGAAGTATTAAAACAGATGAGAATCCATTGATTTATCTATGCACGACAATATGTATTGTAGGACGATTAGTTTCAACACACATATAAACAACGCATGTCTCGTCCAAGAAACTCTTTTACATCATAATTCTACCAATATGTTCCGAAGATTGTTGCATTACCATAACAAAATAAGAAGGTTGGCACAAGTTTGAACCTTGAGGAACAACATTTCACATCAAATGGCATGATTAGCAGGCTGTGAATGGTAGCCTCGGCGCCTGAGCTGTGACTGAGGATTTGGTTGCTGCAAGAATATCCTTGTAGGATCATTTGGGTCAACATACCTGCACGCAGCACaatgttaaaagaaaaaaaagggctcGTTTCTCAAATAAGCAAGAAACTAGAAAATACTTACGCATGTCGCATCATTTCATCAACAGGCGTCTGTGATGCTTGCAAGGGATCCAACTGAGGACCTGCTCTTGATGTCTCTTGATTATATTGTCTCACAGAATGAATTAGGTTAAAGAATAAGGGCACAAAAGTTCCGCAACCACCTTCCTTGAATAAAATCTTGAATGAATGAGTAGAGAATAGAGCCCTTTGCTCGTTTTCAGGTACAACCTGGAAGTGCAGAAATGGGTCACTGCCTACTAGAAGACCACATACCAATGATTCAATATCTGATGCACTTACAGGGTCGACAGATCCAGATATATTGTTGCAGAAGAATATTGGTTGGTTAAATTTTTCACCGCGAATGTAAAGCTGCAGAAGCAAGTCATTTCCAGGTCACTAagatttaatttaaattatgcACATCATATAAATTCTAGAACAATATATTTGTAGCAAACTCAGATTACCAGAAAACTGCCAGctaaaggaagaagaagatgaaaggaATGACAATACCATACCCAAATCTTGTTCTAAGGAAAATGCGTAGTTTAATGTCTACCTCTAAAGAAGCAAGTGTATGTTCAGTAAAAGTAGTGGAGTGTTGCCGAAGACAGCATTGGAAACGAATACATGAGCGCGTGAAATGCGTAAAAAAGGATTCATTTGCATTCGGAATTTCACAGCATAAGGCACTTCTTAAAAAATTGTAATTTGACATGTAGGGTCGGTTGATGCATGGTTGATGTTACATAACTCTCAAAATTTTTGACTTCAGTTAGATAAGATGCAATACCTAAAACTGATGATTTTTACTGCGATAACGTGCAAGAAAGTAAATTGCCCTTGAACTAAGGGTTCCACATGGCCCCCTTTAAGTGTAGTCATCATGTCAATTTACCCCAAAAGTGTCTAGCAAAATTTCTGGCCAAATGTTAGTTGGGGACTCAAATTTTGGTGCATTGCAGGCTTATCTAAAATTGATTGGACTGCATCACCATTCATTTCTCTGTTACTATTTCAGTACCGTGAAGGTTCTCTGCTAAAATCCTTCTTCCAAGTAGGAATCCAGTTCTTGGCCACCCTCCACTGGCTCTGTTACCTCTCCGACCTTCCAAAACTCTGCTGGTGCCAAGTCAATACTCACCCAAACCCCATTGTACATAACCCACTCGAACGGCAAAAGCCTTCCCTTCTGCTCACCcccacaaaagaagaaaaaaagaaagaaccaaaAAAAGATCACCCAGGGAACCACCAAACCCTACCTAGTCTGCCCTCATGGCATTCTCTAACTGCACTATTCCCACTTCAATGCTTGTAGCACACCAGCTGTCCATTCCTCTTCATCTGGAACCACGCGGCCGTTCCCTGACCACTTAATCACTTCCTCACCTCACTGCAAATATCATGCTTAGCCTCAAATCACACATGTTCTATTCCCCTGTAGTGCGACAGCCGACATATCCATTGCCAGCAATCTGATCCCTGTCTGGTATGAGTGAAGTTTGAAGTTTATTTGTAGATCCATTTTTGTAAATTCAGGTAAATGACTTATTTTGTTGTGGAGACTGGTCCTGATTTAACACATTTTCTTGTGTAAGTTCAGTGATAGAATAAAGTAGAACTATCAGCAGCTCCATTAATGGAGTTAAAAATTGAGAACTACATTTAAGTCATCCGACACAAATCAAAACCTGAAGGTGTAAATTGACACCATTAGTTCAAGGAGGCTTATTAACAGAATGAGGCAACCTTGAACTGGATCCTTAGTTCAAGGAGGTTTATTGTATTGTAACATATAGTCTAACGACTTGCGGTAGGATATACAAACTTGTTGATCTAATCTCCGATACGACATGGCGTGATGGCAACATCCATATCTGTCCACAAGAATTATTCACAATGGATCATTTCAAGAGACTTAGCCACTCGTTTCCAGTTAATACTAGACCCAGAAATAGTTTGCAAATTCTTATAATCTGATAACCCTTATTGTGTGCATAAAGGACAGTTAGAAAAAGCCTTTTTTTGCTTTGGAACCCAGTGCACCTGTGCCACAAGGAACATACACAAACAAATGCACCATGTAGAAACATAGACTACCCACATTTGGAAAGCAGCTAGTAGACTATCCAGTGTCTTCAACCTATGCATCATCTTCAAAGAAAATTCACCTTATCTTCCAGCAATGATTCGGTCAGAAAGAAAACTAGCCTAGAGCACCATAAAGAGCATTTTCTATATTTCACCATTTTTCCAGGAACTGGGCTGGAATTTGGAGTTTTTATTCAACTATTATAACCATAGTTTTCTGGTAAACCAAGTAGGGCTTGCTCCCATGCATTTGACACAAAATAATTATTACATCAGGAAAATGTGAAGTCACATCTGGCTTTAGACCGGACAAGTTAAATGCACAAGCCCCTTGCGGTAGGTATAGTTACTTTATTGACTACAAAACGCTTGAGACTATAAGATAATGAAGAACAACGCGTGGAACAAAACGTGCAAAGCCAACTTACCAGGGGCAGATCAAAAGCAGCAAAGTCTCCAACAGGTTTATTTGCAACAAAAACCATACGTATATTGGACAAGTAAATTATGCCCTTTGCTTTGACATGTCCTCCTTGAGCTCTGAGAGACAAAAGGAGTTaattttctaccaaaaaaaatcaccattaatGTAAAAGAAAAATCAGGAATGAAATTGGTGTACAAGCATAGAATCTTCCTTAACTGTAGGATTACCGTCAAACAAATACTTTATTTTAGCAATGCATTGATTTAAAACCAGTTGCAGGAAAGGATCATAAGTGCTCTGTGGCTATGGTCGAATGATAGGAATGAAGCCTTTAGAGTGAAGAATACACTGATTCGACAGAAAGTAAGGTCCCAGATTTTAAATTATTCTGCGGATTTGTTGGCCCATCGTGTAATTAGCCGTGTTTACATCTGAAGGAATACCACTTTGTGATATTTGTTGTTGTATAATATGTTTTCAAAACTTAAGAAAAGACTATCATTGTTGACAGTATCGGCTTGAATATGTGTACATCAAACTATCAGGATTATCCTTTATACACAGAAATATAAAACGCACCCGCTTTAATAATTCTGAATAGCGTTTCTCAGGCTAAAGTGTGTCATCCTGTTTTTAAAATAATGTGTGCCTAACATGCCAAGGATATACATCTGCAATCCATAGTTACAATTACCTAATATGCATAAGATGTGGAGGTACATACGAGGATAAAAACTTCAAAGGCCCTACCCTAGTTTGATATGTCTCTGTTTAAACAACCCATGCCGACAAACAAAAAGACACCCATTGAAGAACGAAAACCTAATTCATCGTCTGCGTTCTGAAATCGGGTATAAATACAAGAATTATCTGCGCAGGATGAATACATCACCTGTCTTTCCATGATTACTACTAAACCGAACAGGAAAAGATGCCGAGAAGGGAAAAACAATTCGGTATTTTCAATGTAAGAGCCGAAACAAATTGGATAATAGGGCGTGTCTTACCACAGAGGGACCAATTCGAATTGGTCCCATAACTTTAATAAGGAAAATCTGAGGAGGAACGGTAATTGCTTACCCGGGGATCTTGTCAACCTCGAAATCCACGCCATCTCTGGCTAATACGAACATCTCGTTCACAAACGGCACGGGCATCCCGTTAGGAAACACCTGAGGATTCAGAGCCATCTTCGAATAATGAACAACGATCTCAGCGCagcttattattattattattttttgtaacGTATGAATCAGAAGAGATTGGCTTGatataatttgatttaaaaagatcAAACAATGAGATAGCAATAGAAGCTATGACGTCATAATTAGGAATTCCTTTCCGCAATTAAAGGAAAGTTACAtccatcattctatacaacctTCGTATAagtcttttctttaattctaaatatttaatttattgtgTTATTTTTGCGTAAACGTTCGATATTCTTCCGGACAAATTTTATAGAAAATCGTAGTTTGCACCCCTAGACTTTGTGACAATTACAACATAATGCCCTCAACTTTggaaaaatgcaaaattacCCAAACACAATTGATAAatttaggccttgtttggacaACAACCTTTCAaataacatatttttcaatcaactttttatctcacatatatgaAATTGCTACCgccatttttctacaaaaaatccagaaaaatgcaatttaaacaagggtttagggtttagggtggtTATCTTGATAATAATATAAACTCCTTCCTCTGGCTTTATATCTCAATCAGCAATAAGAGTGGGAACTTCTGACATGACACGATTGTATATGGCTCGAAAATTAGCAGgagtagaaaattttttttaaaaaaatcaagaaaattaaaaatggaaaaagaaaggcttaggaaaaaaaaattttaatgctaaaaaagaaaaaacaaggtaTGGTACAAATGATTGATGGTTGAACCTAGAGATGATGACAATGGAAAAGACATTAGCATTCATAGCGTGAAGGAGGGAAGGTTGGAGAAGATGACCGTTTGGAAATGATGaaatctttttaaaatttcaatttggcCCCTTAATTTACTTTTGTTCACAAATGAATTAAGAAAGTTAGTAAAATAACAGCTAATTCCTAAATCAACTATTGGTGCATTTTGAAAATGGGGTTAGTATTGGAATTTTACGTCTTTCCGTCAATCTGGATGACTTCCATCCATTTCCCCAAAGAAGTCCAAAGCACAAGAAGTTTATATGTGTGTTATTAAAAAATGAGGGGGGGTTTTGTGTACAAAAGGCAAACAATAGGGGGGTTTAATGCATTTTATCCAAAGAGAAAggatgaaaaaaattcaaaattatcgAAATTATGGAGTTAGTAAAAGAATATGGGTTAATGTAtaaatttgctaaaatttaaacattaatttataaatttgaaaaagattaaGGCCAATTTGTAATTATACAAAATTATAGGGGtcaatttataatttaaaaaagagTAGGGGTAAACTTTTAATTTAATAAAATGTAGGGGTTAATCTATAATTTGTCCAAAATATTAAGGTTcataatataattttttaaaaattatacggtcaaaatagaattttctataaatttagggtttggggtttagggtttagggtttagggtttagggtttagggtttagggtttagggtttagggtttagggtttagggttagggtttaggtttagggtttagggtttagggtttagggtttagggttttagggtttagggtttagggtttagggtttagggtttagggtttagggtttagggtttagggtttagggtttagggtttagggtttagggtttagggtttagggtttagggtttagggtttagggtttagggttttagggtttagggtttagggtttagggtttagggttttagggtttagggttttagggtttagggtttagggtttagggtttagggtttagggtttagggtttagggtttagggtttagggtttagggtttagggtttagggtttagggtttagggtttagggtttagggttttagggtttagggtttagggtttagggtttagggtttagggtttagggtttagggtttagggtttagggtttagggtttagggtttagggtttagggtttagggtttagggtttagggtttagggtttagggtttagggtttagggtttttagggtttagggtggtttagggtttagggtttagggtttagggtttagggtttagggtttagggtttagggtttagggtttagggtttagggtttagggtttagggtttagggtttagggtttagggtttagggtttagggtttagggtttagggtttagggtttagggtttagggtttagggtttagggtttagggtttagggtttagggtttagggtttagggtttagggtttagggtttagggtttagggtttagggtttagggtttagggtttagggtttagggtttagggtttagggtttagggtttagggtttagggtttagggtttagggtttagggtttagggtttagggtttagggtttagggtttttagggtttagggtttagggtttagggtttagggtttagggtttagggtttagggtttagggtttagggtttagggtttagggtttagggtttagggtttagggtttagggtttagggtttagggtttagggtttagggtttagggtttagggtttagggtttagggtttagggtttagggtttagggtttagggtttagggtttagggtttagggtttagggtttagggtttagggtttagggtttagggtttagggtttagggtttagggtttagggtttagggtttagggtttagggtttagggtttagggtttagggtttagggtttagggtttagggtttagggtttagggtttagggtttagggtttagggtttagggtttagggtttagggtttagggtttagggtttagggtttagggtttagggtttagggtttagggtttagggtttagggtttagggtttagggtttagggtttagggtttagggtttagggtttagggtttagggtttagggtttagggtttagggtttagggtttagggtttagggtttagggtttagggtttagggtttagggtttagggtttagggtttagggtttagggtttagggtttagggtttagggtttagggtttagggtttagggtttagggtttagggtttagggtttagggtttagggtttagggtttagggtttagggtttagggtttagggtttagggtttagggtttagggtttagggtttagggtttagggtttagggtttagggtttagggtttagggtttagggtttagggtttagggtttagggtttagggtttagggtttagggtttagggtttagggtttagggtttagggtttagggtttagggtttagggtttagggtttagggtttagggtttagggtttagggtttagggtttagggtttagggtttagggtttagggtttagggtttagggtttagggtttagggtttagggtttagggtttagggtttagggtttagggtttagggtttagggtttagggtttagggtttagggtttagggtttagggtttagggtttagggtttagggtttagggtttagggtttagggtttagggtttagggtttagggtttagggtttagggtttagggtttagggtttagggtttagggtttagggtttagggtttagggtttagggtttagggtttagggtttagggtttagggtttagggtttagggtttagggtttagggtttagggtttagggtttagggtttagggtttagggtttagggtttagggtttagggtttagggtttagggtttagggtttagggtttagggtttagggtttagggtttagggtttagggtttagggtttagggtttagggtttagggtttagggtttagggtttagggtttagggtttagggtttagggtttagggtttagggtttagggtttagggtttagggtttagggtttagggtttagggtttagggtttagggtttagggtttagggtttagggtttagggtttagggtttagggtttagggtttagggtttagggtttagggtttagggtttagggtttagggtttagggtttagggtttagggtttagggtttagggtttagggtttagggtttagggtttagggtttagggtttagggtttagggtttagggtttagggtttagggtttagggtttagggtttagggtttagggtttagggtttagggtttagggtttagggtttagggtttagggtttagggtttagggtttagggtttagggtttagggtttagggtttagggtttagggtttagggtttagggtttagggtttagggtttagggtttagggtttagggtttagggtttagggtttagggtttagggtttagggtttagggtttagggtttagggtttagggtttagggtttagggtttagggtttagggtttagggtttagggtttagggtttagggtttagggtttagggtttagggtttagggtttagggtttagggtttagggtttagggtttagggtttagggtttagggtttagggtttagggtttagggtttagggtttagggtttagggtttagggtttagggtttagggtttagggtttagggtttagggtttagggtt from the Coffea arabica cultivar ET-39 chromosome 11e, Coffea Arabica ET-39 HiFi, whole genome shotgun sequence genome contains:
- the LOC113716892 gene encoding uncharacterized protein isoform X2, which gives rise to MALNPQVFPNGMPVPFVNEMFVLARDGVDFEVDKIPGAQGGHVKAKGIIYLSNIRMVFVANKPVGDFAAFDLPLVVPENEQRALFSTHSFKILFKEGGCGTFVPLFFNLIHSVRQYNQETSRAGPQLDPLQASQTPVDEMMRHAYVDPNDPTRIFLQQPNPQSQLRRRGYHSQPANHAI
- the LOC113716888 gene encoding probable glycosyltransferase At3g07620, yielding MALYSLFTSHASPRRVLRRQQRGLLLPPLSPLVCVVVIVLTAVVMVVLFLLGTTKLLRYRTLIQKPIVLVREEMVGRKNHTAVLKTLPDFEAHKVRAGAAESNWKPVTPPTPSLPHLAPLPSASHQLPLQLQMMRNSSSNNIVMGPYHNWELFSADYQEMLLNLKIFVYPDVHSSSSKANRNSSSQAPNYDSVFLPLANPTNPKLGNYYSEHAFKVALLHSSLVTDRPEDANFFFMPFSINAMRNHPLLHSASSISDFIAQYTTRISFDFTFWNASDGADHFYVCCHSIGRDAASKHLALHNNAIQVTCSSSYFQRLYITHKDIGLPQVWPRRRDEDHRPFNPPAARNILVFFAGRAQNSLVRQKLLDLWSNDTSFAISSGGLSLPYEEGFKRSKYCLHVKGYEVNTARVSDAIHYGCIPVIISNYYDLPFASVLDWSKFSIIVSEKDIHVLKEILLSVSKETYLKLYKNLSMVRRHFAWHSTPRGYDAFYMTAYQLWLKRGLQRIA
- the LOC113716892 gene encoding UPF0664 stress-induced protein C29B12.11c-like isoform X1, which produces MALNPQVFPNGMPVPFVNEMFVLARDGVDFEVDKIPGAQGGHVKAKGIIYLSNIRMVFVANKPVGDFAAFDLPLLYIRGEKFNQPIFFCNNISGSVDPVVPENEQRALFSTHSFKILFKEGGCGTFVPLFFNLIHSVRQYNQETSRAGPQLDPLQASQTPVDEMMRHAYVDPNDPTRIFLQQPNPQSQLRRRGYHSQPANHAI